One Xiphophorus couchianus chromosome 1, X_couchianus-1.0, whole genome shotgun sequence genomic region harbors:
- the arhgap4b gene encoding SLIT-ROBO Rho GTPase-activating protein 3 isoform X4: MMTSHGKLRREKGSLAEYESQMKDLRVQLTDQIKILDSQVEVKQQQLSDLSEFLRRRGDIETEYARALDKLTERFTHKTKKKEQWGQSVCQVWSVLLTQTRLESREHAALGDTCFNTLTLSLTHSAEDAHRLHKKSKEVGIQMQDELLKVTTELQTALKTYNQYHTDCLIAEGKLKEAERLEERHTGKSAELGPGQLAGQRRSSVKKMERLMEKRHGKMQETQLKCTKARNDYLLNLAAANAAMNKYYLQDVSTLIDCCDLGFHLSIERVMKCYLASRWRIQKTEETGLKQLETAVTSLDQSGDRDGLLQQHDSAFCLPFRFNYHPHEGDQVCEVSAESQVRYELETRFQQLQSRLASVTLETEEISKTLKATLAALLDSMCDSECNPSPDVSASLSHEPPGGITTTAKLSLAKRRANQQETETYYLTKVKEFLNSSSLASKLQAKHDLLQDAIQKEAVDSDPSRRRRRMSRTQSSGQQIPVVVESCIRFINLHGLHHEGIFRVPGSQREVNLIRDAFERGEDPLSDSECDLDSVAGVLKLYFRGLEPPLFPYESYSPLLECVQIEDETEKAAQIRVVFSTFPRPLLIVMRYLFAFLNHVSQYSDENMMQPYNLAVCFGPSLLRGMESDDAVARQPQVNDLVKTMILQHDSIFPGQSELPGPVYEKHMTLEQEYCEPITEEGDGETEHLPSEDEWEAVALFDYVARSPAELSFKQGDPIVLYSKASCDWWRGEVGGVKGLVPHKYISILDVSERGKREEGRVGGGSTGNLSAEDPHTENTTRMRVNSDSASLPGRQRGSEGSPSRKPQASPATRQQIPVSQERRHTLDTVRQASCRIPDKPPFVTAERPTVDKDMISRQMNSVFKELLSRQPPVPSSPFPPSVSATPSSSSSSSIAPAAPTAKKVFGLRRAGPFQSGLR; encoded by the exons ATGATGACTTCACATGGAAAGCTGAGGAGGGAGAAGGGCAGCCTGGCGGAGTACGAGTCACAAATGAAGG ACTTGCGGGTCCAACTGACAGACCAGATAAAGATTTTGGACTCCCAGGTggaggtgaagcagcagcagctctcagACCTGTCTGAGTTTCTCAGGCGCCGAGGCGACATCGAGACTGAATATGCAAGAGCCCTCGACAAACTAACCGAGAGGTTCACTCACAAGACTAAAAA GAAGGAGCAGTGGGGTCAGTCTGTGTGTCAGGTCTGGTCCGTTCTGCTGACTCAGACCCGTCTGGAGAGCCGGGAGCACGCGGCGCTGGGGGACACCTGCTTCAACACGCTCACACTGAGCCTGACACACAGTGCCGAGGACGCACACCGCCTGCACAAAAAG AGCAAAGAGGTGGGAATCCAGATGCAGGACGAGCTGCTAAAGGTCACCACCGAACTGCAGACG GCTCTAAAGACCTACAACCAGTACCACACAGACTGCCTGATAGCTGAGGGAAAACTGAAGGAAGCCGAGCGTCTGGAAGAAAGGCACACTGGGAAGTCGGCCGAGCTCGGCCCCGGCCAACTGGCAGGGCAGAGGAGGAGCTCCGTCAAGAAGATGGAACGGTTGATGGAGAAG AGACATGGAAAAATGCAGGAGACCCAGCTGAAGTGTACAAAGGCACGGAATGACTACCTGTTGAACCTAGCTGCAGCTAATGCAGCCATGAACAAATACTATCTGCAGGATGTCAGCACTCTCATTGAT TGCTGTGACCTTGGTTTCCATCTGTCCATTGAGAGAGTGATGAAGTGCTACCTGGCCAGCAGGTGGCGCATTCAGAAGACGGAGGAGACGGGACTAAAGCAGCTGGAAACTGCTGTGACATCCCTGGACCAGAGTGGAGACAGGGATGGGTTGCTACAGCAACATGATTCCGCCTTCTGCCTTCCGTTCAGATTCAACTATCACCCACACGAGGGTGACCAG GTGTGCGAGGTGAGTGCGGAGAGCCAGGTGAGGTATGAGCTCGAAACCAGGTTCCAGCAGCTTCAGTCTCGACTCGCCTCCGTCACCTTGGAAACAGAGGAG ATCAGTAAAACGCTTAAAGCCACGCTTGCTGCCCTGCTGGACTCCATGTGTGACAGCGAGTGCAACCCCTCCCCCGACGTGTCCGCCAGCCTATCACACGAGCCGCCCGGAGGAATCACAACCACGGCGAAACTCTCCCTCGCCAAACGTCGAGCCAATCAGCAGGAGACAGAGACTTACTACTTAACA aaaGTAAAAGAATTCCTCAACAGCAGCTCTCTGGCCTCCAAACTTCAAGCCAAACACGATCTTCTACAAGATGCCATACAGAAAG AAGCCGTGGACAGCGACCCCTCCAG gagaagaaggagaaTGTCTCGGACCCAG AGCTCTGGGCAGCAGATTCCTGTGGTGGTTGAGAGCTGCATTCGTTTCATAAACCTTCATG GCCTCCACCATGAAGGAATTTTTAGAGTCCCTGGCTCCCAGAGGGAGGTGAACCTCATCAGAGATGCATTTGAGAGAG GGGAGGATCCTCTGTCAGACAGTGAGTGTGACCTGGACTCTGTGGCCGGCGTGCTGAAACTGTACTTCAGGGGGCTTGAGCCTCCTCTGTTCCCCTACGAAAGCTACTCTCCGCTGCTGGAATGTGTCC AAATCGAAGATGAGACTGAGAAAGCTGCCCAGATTAGAGTCGTTTTTTCTACTTTCCCACGGCCTCTCCTCATCGTGATGCGATACCTTTTCGCTTTCCTCAACCA CGTGTCTCAGTACAGCGATGAGAACATGATGCAGCCCTACAACTTGGCTGTTTGCTTCGGTCCGAGCCTGCTGAGGGGGATGGAGTCTGACGACGccgttgctaggcaaccacaGGTCAATGATCTTGTTAAAACCATGATCCTTCAGCATGACAGCATCTTCCCTGGCCAATCAGAACTGCCAGGTCCGGTCTACGAGAAGCACATGACACTGGAGCAGGAGTACTG TGAACCAATCACAGAGGAGGGAGACGGAGAGACCGAGCATCTGCCCAGTGAGGACG AGTGGGAAGCAGTAGCTTTGTTTGACTACGTGGCCAGATCTCCAGCAGAGCTTTCCTTCAAGCAGGGAGATCCTATTGTCCTTTACAGCAAGGCCTCGTGTGATTGGTGGAGAGGCGAAGTTGGAGGAGTTAAGGGCCTAGTCCCACACAAGTACATCAGCATACTTGACGT GTCGGAGCGAGGGAAAAGAGAAGAAGGTAGAGTAGGCGGAGGCAGCACTGGAAACCTATCAGCAGAAGATCCACATACGGAAAACACAACAAG GATGCGGGTAAACAGCGATAGTGCTTCGTTGCCagggagacagagaggaagTGAGGGGAGCCCGAGTCGAAAACCACAAGCTTCTCCTGCCACAAGACAACAAATACCAGT GTCTCAGGAACGGAGACACACTTTGGACACCGTAAGGCAGGCCAGCTGCAGAATCCCAGACAAGCCTCCATTTGTTACAGCAGAAAGACCAACAGTTGACAAG GACATGATTAGCCGGCAGATGAACTCTGTCTTTAAGGAGCTCCTGTCCCGTCAGCCTCCCGTGCCGTCGTCTCCCTTCCCCCCTTCTGTCTCCGCcactccttcctcctcctcgtcttcctcgATTGCTCCAGCCGCCCCCACGGCTAAGAAAGTATTCGGCCTGAGAAGGGCAGGCCCTTTTCAGTCCGGACTGAGATGA
- the arhgap4b gene encoding SLIT-ROBO Rho GTPase-activating protein 3 isoform X5 has translation MMTSHGKLRREKGSLAEYESQMKDLRVQLTDQIKILDSQVEVKQQQLSDLSEFLRRRGDIETEYARALDKLTERFTHKTKKKEQWGQSVCQVWSVLLTQTRLESREHAALGDTCFNTLTLSLTHSAEDAHRLHKKSKEVGIQMQDELLKVTTELQTALKTYNQYHTDCLIAEGKLKEAERLEERHTGKSAELGPGQLAGQRRSSVKKMERLMEKRHGKMQETQLKCTKARNDYLLNLAAANAAMNKYYLQDVSTLIDCCDLGFHLSIERVMKCYLASRWRIQKTEETGLKQLETAVTSLDQSGDRDGLLQQHDSAFCLPFRFNYHPHEGDQVCEVSAESQVRYELETRFQQLQSRLASVTLETEEISKTLKATLAALLDSMCDSECNPSPDVSASLSHEPPGGITTTAKLSLAKRRANQQETETYYLTKVKEFLNSSSLASKLQAKHDLLQDAIQKAEAVDSDPSRMQCTTRSIRVRKSRPVSQFCHTLFTTDILSYIESSGQQIPVVVESCIRFINLHGLHHEGIFRVPGSQREVNLIRDAFERGEDPLSDSECDLDSVAGVLKLYFRGLEPPLFPYESYSPLLECVQIEDETEKAAQIRVVFSTFPRPLLIVMRYLFAFLNHVSQYSDENMMQPYNLAVCFGPSLLRGMESDDAVARQPQVNDLVKTMILQHDSIFPGQSELPGPVYEKHMTLEQEYCEPITEEGDGETEHLPSEDEWEAVALFDYVARSPAELSFKQGDPIVLYSKASCDWWRGEVGGVKGLVPHKYISILDVSERGKREEGRVGGGSTGNLSAEDPHTENTTRSQERRHTLDTVRQASCRIPDKPPFVTAERPTVDKDMISRQMNSVFKELLSRQPPVPSSPFPPSVSATPSSSSSSSIAPAAPTAKKVFGLRRAGPFQSGLR, from the exons ATGATGACTTCACATGGAAAGCTGAGGAGGGAGAAGGGCAGCCTGGCGGAGTACGAGTCACAAATGAAGG ACTTGCGGGTCCAACTGACAGACCAGATAAAGATTTTGGACTCCCAGGTggaggtgaagcagcagcagctctcagACCTGTCTGAGTTTCTCAGGCGCCGAGGCGACATCGAGACTGAATATGCAAGAGCCCTCGACAAACTAACCGAGAGGTTCACTCACAAGACTAAAAA GAAGGAGCAGTGGGGTCAGTCTGTGTGTCAGGTCTGGTCCGTTCTGCTGACTCAGACCCGTCTGGAGAGCCGGGAGCACGCGGCGCTGGGGGACACCTGCTTCAACACGCTCACACTGAGCCTGACACACAGTGCCGAGGACGCACACCGCCTGCACAAAAAG AGCAAAGAGGTGGGAATCCAGATGCAGGACGAGCTGCTAAAGGTCACCACCGAACTGCAGACG GCTCTAAAGACCTACAACCAGTACCACACAGACTGCCTGATAGCTGAGGGAAAACTGAAGGAAGCCGAGCGTCTGGAAGAAAGGCACACTGGGAAGTCGGCCGAGCTCGGCCCCGGCCAACTGGCAGGGCAGAGGAGGAGCTCCGTCAAGAAGATGGAACGGTTGATGGAGAAG AGACATGGAAAAATGCAGGAGACCCAGCTGAAGTGTACAAAGGCACGGAATGACTACCTGTTGAACCTAGCTGCAGCTAATGCAGCCATGAACAAATACTATCTGCAGGATGTCAGCACTCTCATTGAT TGCTGTGACCTTGGTTTCCATCTGTCCATTGAGAGAGTGATGAAGTGCTACCTGGCCAGCAGGTGGCGCATTCAGAAGACGGAGGAGACGGGACTAAAGCAGCTGGAAACTGCTGTGACATCCCTGGACCAGAGTGGAGACAGGGATGGGTTGCTACAGCAACATGATTCCGCCTTCTGCCTTCCGTTCAGATTCAACTATCACCCACACGAGGGTGACCAG GTGTGCGAGGTGAGTGCGGAGAGCCAGGTGAGGTATGAGCTCGAAACCAGGTTCCAGCAGCTTCAGTCTCGACTCGCCTCCGTCACCTTGGAAACAGAGGAG ATCAGTAAAACGCTTAAAGCCACGCTTGCTGCCCTGCTGGACTCCATGTGTGACAGCGAGTGCAACCCCTCCCCCGACGTGTCCGCCAGCCTATCACACGAGCCGCCCGGAGGAATCACAACCACGGCGAAACTCTCCCTCGCCAAACGTCGAGCCAATCAGCAGGAGACAGAGACTTACTACTTAACA aaaGTAAAAGAATTCCTCAACAGCAGCTCTCTGGCCTCCAAACTTCAAGCCAAACACGATCTTCTACAAGATGCCATACAGAAAG CAGAAGCCGTGGACAGCGACCCCTCCAG aatgcaatGTACTACTCGGTCAATCCGGGTTCGGAAGTCCAGGCCAGTTTCCCAATTCTGCCACACACTCTTCACCACAGACATACTCTCCTACATAGAG AGCTCTGGGCAGCAGATTCCTGTGGTGGTTGAGAGCTGCATTCGTTTCATAAACCTTCATG GCCTCCACCATGAAGGAATTTTTAGAGTCCCTGGCTCCCAGAGGGAGGTGAACCTCATCAGAGATGCATTTGAGAGAG GGGAGGATCCTCTGTCAGACAGTGAGTGTGACCTGGACTCTGTGGCCGGCGTGCTGAAACTGTACTTCAGGGGGCTTGAGCCTCCTCTGTTCCCCTACGAAAGCTACTCTCCGCTGCTGGAATGTGTCC AAATCGAAGATGAGACTGAGAAAGCTGCCCAGATTAGAGTCGTTTTTTCTACTTTCCCACGGCCTCTCCTCATCGTGATGCGATACCTTTTCGCTTTCCTCAACCA CGTGTCTCAGTACAGCGATGAGAACATGATGCAGCCCTACAACTTGGCTGTTTGCTTCGGTCCGAGCCTGCTGAGGGGGATGGAGTCTGACGACGccgttgctaggcaaccacaGGTCAATGATCTTGTTAAAACCATGATCCTTCAGCATGACAGCATCTTCCCTGGCCAATCAGAACTGCCAGGTCCGGTCTACGAGAAGCACATGACACTGGAGCAGGAGTACTG TGAACCAATCACAGAGGAGGGAGACGGAGAGACCGAGCATCTGCCCAGTGAGGACG AGTGGGAAGCAGTAGCTTTGTTTGACTACGTGGCCAGATCTCCAGCAGAGCTTTCCTTCAAGCAGGGAGATCCTATTGTCCTTTACAGCAAGGCCTCGTGTGATTGGTGGAGAGGCGAAGTTGGAGGAGTTAAGGGCCTAGTCCCACACAAGTACATCAGCATACTTGACGT GTCGGAGCGAGGGAAAAGAGAAGAAGGTAGAGTAGGCGGAGGCAGCACTGGAAACCTATCAGCAGAAGATCCACATACGGAAAACACAACAAG GTCTCAGGAACGGAGACACACTTTGGACACCGTAAGGCAGGCCAGCTGCAGAATCCCAGACAAGCCTCCATTTGTTACAGCAGAAAGACCAACAGTTGACAAG GACATGATTAGCCGGCAGATGAACTCTGTCTTTAAGGAGCTCCTGTCCCGTCAGCCTCCCGTGCCGTCGTCTCCCTTCCCCCCTTCTGTCTCCGCcactccttcctcctcctcgtcttcctcgATTGCTCCAGCCGCCCCCACGGCTAAGAAAGTATTCGGCCTGAGAAGGGCAGGCCCTTTTCAGTCCGGACTGAGATGA
- the arhgap4b gene encoding SLIT-ROBO Rho GTPase-activating protein 3 isoform X1 codes for MMTSHGKLRREKGSLAEYESQMKDLRVQLTDQIKILDSQVEVKQQQLSDLSEFLRRRGDIETEYARALDKLTERFTHKTKKKEQWGQSVCQVWSVLLTQTRLESREHAALGDTCFNTLTLSLTHSAEDAHRLHKKSKEVGIQMQDELLKVTTELQTALKTYNQYHTDCLIAEGKLKEAERLEERHTGKSAELGPGQLAGQRRSSVKKMERLMEKRHGKMQETQLKCTKARNDYLLNLAAANAAMNKYYLQDVSTLIDCCDLGFHLSIERVMKCYLASRWRIQKTEETGLKQLETAVTSLDQSGDRDGLLQQHDSAFCLPFRFNYHPHEGDQVCEVSAESQVRYELETRFQQLQSRLASVTLETEEISKTLKATLAALLDSMCDSECNPSPDVSASLSHEPPGGITTTAKLSLAKRRANQQETETYYLTKVKEFLNSSSLASKLQAKHDLLQDAIQKAEAVDSDPSRMQCTTRSIRVRKSRPVSQFCHTLFTTDILSYIESSGQQIPVVVESCIRFINLHGLHHEGIFRVPGSQREVNLIRDAFERGEDPLSDSECDLDSVAGVLKLYFRGLEPPLFPYESYSPLLECVQIEDETEKAAQIRVVFSTFPRPLLIVMRYLFAFLNHVSQYSDENMMQPYNLAVCFGPSLLRGMESDDAVARQPQVNDLVKTMILQHDSIFPGQSELPGPVYEKHMTLEQEYCEPITEEGDGETEHLPSEDEWEAVALFDYVARSPAELSFKQGDPIVLYSKASCDWWRGEVGGVKGLVPHKYISILDVSERGKREEGRVGGGSTGNLSAEDPHTENTTRMRVNSDSASLPGRQRGSEGSPSRKPQASPATRQQIPVSQERRHTLDTVRQASCRIPDKPPFVTAERPTVDKDMISRQMNSVFKELLSRQPPVPSSPFPPSVSATPSSSSSSSIAPAAPTAKKVFGLRRAGPFQSGLR; via the exons ATGATGACTTCACATGGAAAGCTGAGGAGGGAGAAGGGCAGCCTGGCGGAGTACGAGTCACAAATGAAGG ACTTGCGGGTCCAACTGACAGACCAGATAAAGATTTTGGACTCCCAGGTggaggtgaagcagcagcagctctcagACCTGTCTGAGTTTCTCAGGCGCCGAGGCGACATCGAGACTGAATATGCAAGAGCCCTCGACAAACTAACCGAGAGGTTCACTCACAAGACTAAAAA GAAGGAGCAGTGGGGTCAGTCTGTGTGTCAGGTCTGGTCCGTTCTGCTGACTCAGACCCGTCTGGAGAGCCGGGAGCACGCGGCGCTGGGGGACACCTGCTTCAACACGCTCACACTGAGCCTGACACACAGTGCCGAGGACGCACACCGCCTGCACAAAAAG AGCAAAGAGGTGGGAATCCAGATGCAGGACGAGCTGCTAAAGGTCACCACCGAACTGCAGACG GCTCTAAAGACCTACAACCAGTACCACACAGACTGCCTGATAGCTGAGGGAAAACTGAAGGAAGCCGAGCGTCTGGAAGAAAGGCACACTGGGAAGTCGGCCGAGCTCGGCCCCGGCCAACTGGCAGGGCAGAGGAGGAGCTCCGTCAAGAAGATGGAACGGTTGATGGAGAAG AGACATGGAAAAATGCAGGAGACCCAGCTGAAGTGTACAAAGGCACGGAATGACTACCTGTTGAACCTAGCTGCAGCTAATGCAGCCATGAACAAATACTATCTGCAGGATGTCAGCACTCTCATTGAT TGCTGTGACCTTGGTTTCCATCTGTCCATTGAGAGAGTGATGAAGTGCTACCTGGCCAGCAGGTGGCGCATTCAGAAGACGGAGGAGACGGGACTAAAGCAGCTGGAAACTGCTGTGACATCCCTGGACCAGAGTGGAGACAGGGATGGGTTGCTACAGCAACATGATTCCGCCTTCTGCCTTCCGTTCAGATTCAACTATCACCCACACGAGGGTGACCAG GTGTGCGAGGTGAGTGCGGAGAGCCAGGTGAGGTATGAGCTCGAAACCAGGTTCCAGCAGCTTCAGTCTCGACTCGCCTCCGTCACCTTGGAAACAGAGGAG ATCAGTAAAACGCTTAAAGCCACGCTTGCTGCCCTGCTGGACTCCATGTGTGACAGCGAGTGCAACCCCTCCCCCGACGTGTCCGCCAGCCTATCACACGAGCCGCCCGGAGGAATCACAACCACGGCGAAACTCTCCCTCGCCAAACGTCGAGCCAATCAGCAGGAGACAGAGACTTACTACTTAACA aaaGTAAAAGAATTCCTCAACAGCAGCTCTCTGGCCTCCAAACTTCAAGCCAAACACGATCTTCTACAAGATGCCATACAGAAAG CAGAAGCCGTGGACAGCGACCCCTCCAG aatgcaatGTACTACTCGGTCAATCCGGGTTCGGAAGTCCAGGCCAGTTTCCCAATTCTGCCACACACTCTTCACCACAGACATACTCTCCTACATAGAG AGCTCTGGGCAGCAGATTCCTGTGGTGGTTGAGAGCTGCATTCGTTTCATAAACCTTCATG GCCTCCACCATGAAGGAATTTTTAGAGTCCCTGGCTCCCAGAGGGAGGTGAACCTCATCAGAGATGCATTTGAGAGAG GGGAGGATCCTCTGTCAGACAGTGAGTGTGACCTGGACTCTGTGGCCGGCGTGCTGAAACTGTACTTCAGGGGGCTTGAGCCTCCTCTGTTCCCCTACGAAAGCTACTCTCCGCTGCTGGAATGTGTCC AAATCGAAGATGAGACTGAGAAAGCTGCCCAGATTAGAGTCGTTTTTTCTACTTTCCCACGGCCTCTCCTCATCGTGATGCGATACCTTTTCGCTTTCCTCAACCA CGTGTCTCAGTACAGCGATGAGAACATGATGCAGCCCTACAACTTGGCTGTTTGCTTCGGTCCGAGCCTGCTGAGGGGGATGGAGTCTGACGACGccgttgctaggcaaccacaGGTCAATGATCTTGTTAAAACCATGATCCTTCAGCATGACAGCATCTTCCCTGGCCAATCAGAACTGCCAGGTCCGGTCTACGAGAAGCACATGACACTGGAGCAGGAGTACTG TGAACCAATCACAGAGGAGGGAGACGGAGAGACCGAGCATCTGCCCAGTGAGGACG AGTGGGAAGCAGTAGCTTTGTTTGACTACGTGGCCAGATCTCCAGCAGAGCTTTCCTTCAAGCAGGGAGATCCTATTGTCCTTTACAGCAAGGCCTCGTGTGATTGGTGGAGAGGCGAAGTTGGAGGAGTTAAGGGCCTAGTCCCACACAAGTACATCAGCATACTTGACGT GTCGGAGCGAGGGAAAAGAGAAGAAGGTAGAGTAGGCGGAGGCAGCACTGGAAACCTATCAGCAGAAGATCCACATACGGAAAACACAACAAG GATGCGGGTAAACAGCGATAGTGCTTCGTTGCCagggagacagagaggaagTGAGGGGAGCCCGAGTCGAAAACCACAAGCTTCTCCTGCCACAAGACAACAAATACCAGT GTCTCAGGAACGGAGACACACTTTGGACACCGTAAGGCAGGCCAGCTGCAGAATCCCAGACAAGCCTCCATTTGTTACAGCAGAAAGACCAACAGTTGACAAG GACATGATTAGCCGGCAGATGAACTCTGTCTTTAAGGAGCTCCTGTCCCGTCAGCCTCCCGTGCCGTCGTCTCCCTTCCCCCCTTCTGTCTCCGCcactccttcctcctcctcgtcttcctcgATTGCTCCAGCCGCCCCCACGGCTAAGAAAGTATTCGGCCTGAGAAGGGCAGGCCCTTTTCAGTCCGGACTGAGATGA